The following nucleotide sequence is from Chloroflexota bacterium.
CCACGGTCGAGGGCACCATCACCTCCTCCACGCCCTACGGCAAGATGGAGGCCCAGATAAGCCCGCTGCACCTGTACATGACCCTCGGCGTCTCCTTCGTCGCCTCCAGCTTCTCCGCCAAGGTCCGTGACATGGCCAGCCTCATCCTCCAGGGCATGGAGCACCCCGGCTTCGCCATCGTCCACGTCCAGTCCCCGTGCACGACCTACAACAACACCTACGACGTCCTCAAGGGCGACCCGGCCAAGGGCGTCGCCCCCGTCATCTACGACGTCCCCGACGACCACGACCCGGCCGACCGATCCGCCGCTCTCGCCATGGTCGACGCCCCCGGCCTCCCCTTGGGCCTCATCTACCAGGACCCCAACTCCAAGCCCCTCGAGCGGCGCGTCGCCGACGCCACCGTAAACGCCCGCGCCCGCCGCGCAGAAGACGTATTCGACGCCCTGATGATCTAAGCCCCCATATCAAACGCAAAAGGAGAGGGGCGCCGATTTCGGCGCCCCTCCTGCTATTCCGTTCCTGATCACCCTACGCCGACACCCCCTGCGCCGACTCTCCATACCGGCGA
It contains:
- a CDS encoding thiamine pyrophosphate-dependent enzyme; this translates as MSKKNPEYDFKWCPGCGDFGVRRALEMAMQQWNVKTEMPIEQNVVVAGIGCSGNLVHLLEGQQPYGFHGIHGRSLPLAMGVKMGNPDLNVVVVAGDGDFLSIGGEHIGPQAARNLNVCVVVMDNGVYGLTKGQSSPTTVEGTITSSTPYGKMEAQISPLHLYMTLGVSFVASSFSAKVRDMASLILQGMEHPGFAIVHVQSPCTTYNNTYDVLKGDPAKGVAPVIYDVPDDHDPADRSAALAMVDAPGLPLGLIYQDPNSKPLERRVADATVNARARRAEDVFDALMI